A genomic region of Equus quagga isolate Etosha38 unplaced genomic scaffold, UCLA_HA_Equagga_1.0 599_RagTag, whole genome shotgun sequence contains the following coding sequences:
- the LOC124233998 gene encoding olfactory receptor 5W2-like, with amino-acid sequence MVGENCCSLNGFIFLGMSNNPGIKVILFTMFIVVYLINLGGNLGMIALIRMDSQLHTPMYFFLSHLSFCDLCYSTAIGPKMLVDVFAKNKSIPFYGCTLQFFIFCTFADSECLLLAVMAFDQYKAIRNPLLYVANMSNRVCSLLLAGVYLVGMADALMHTSLTFHLCFCGSNEINHFFCDLRPLFLLSCSDTQVNVLVLFTIFGFVELSNISGVLVSYCYITLSVLKIHSAEERFKAFSTCSSHLTVVAIFQGTILSTYFRPSSLYSSDQDKITSLFYTLVIPMLNPLIYSLWKKDVKEALEKLRSKRWF; translated from the coding sequence ATGGTTGGAGAAAATTGCTGCTCCTTGAATGGATTCATTTTCTTGGGAATGTCCAATAACCCTGGGATTAAAGTGATCCTGTTTACCATGTTTATAGTTGTTTATCTCATTAATTTGGGGGGAAATCTTGGAATGATTGCTTTAATTAGAATGGATTCCCAACTGCACACACCgatgtactttttcctcagccACCTCTCTTTCTGTGACCTTTGTTATTCCACAGCAATTGGTCCCAAGATGCTGGTGGATGTATTTGCCAAGAACAAATCAATCCCCTTCTATGGCTGTACTCTGCAATTCTTCATCTTCTGTACCTTTGCAGATTCTGAGTGTCTATTGTTGGCTGTGATGGCCTTTGATCAGTACAAGGCCATTAGAAACCCGTTGCTATATGTAGCCAACATGTCCAATCGAGTGTGCTCCCTGCTCCTGGCTGGGGTTTATCTGGTGGGAATGGCAGATGCTTTGATGCACACCTCATTAACATTCCACTTATGCTTCTGTGGGTCAAATGAGattaatcatttcttctgtgatttacgaccacttttcctcctttcctgctctgATACACAAGTCAATGTGTTGGTATTATTCACCATTTTTGGCTTCGTTGAACTGAGCAACATTTCAGGAGTTCTTGTCTCTTACTGTTATATTACCCTATCAGTCTTGAAGATCCACTCTGCTGAGGAGAGGTTCAAAgctttctccacctgctcctctcaCTTAACAGTTGTGGCAATTTTCCAGGGAACTATTCTCTCCACGTATTTCAGGCCGAGTTCTTTATATTCCTCAGATCAAGACAAAATTACCTCATTGTTTTACACACTTGTGATTCCCATGTTAAACCCTCTGATTTATAGCCTGTGGAAAAAGGATGTGAAAGAGGCCCTAGAAAAATTGAGAAGTAAAAGATGGTTTTAA
- the LOC124233994 gene encoding olfactory receptor 5W2-like, with the protein MQRKMDRGNCSFLNEFFLLGITNNPETKVTLFTTFLVVYLINLQANLGMIILIRMDSQLHTPMYFFLSHLSFCDLCCSSAIGPKMLVDIFSKKKSIPFFGCALQFFIFCIFADSECVLLAVMAFNRYKAISNPLLYTVNMSSRVCSLLMAGVYLVGMADALIHTTLTFHLCFCQSKEVNHFFCDVPPLLLLSCSNTQINELAIFTIFGFIELSTISGVVVSYCYIFLSVLKIHSAEGRFKAFSTCISHITAVAIFQGTMLFMYFHPSSSYTLDQDKMTSLFYTLVIPMLNPLIYSLRNKDVKNALKKLKIKS; encoded by the exons ATGCAGAGA aagatggacAGGGGAAATTGCTCCTTCTTGAACGAATTCTTTCTCTTGGGAATTACCAATAACCCTGAGACCAAAGTGACCCTATTTACCACATTTCTGGTCGTTTATCTCATCAATCTTCAGGCAAATCTTGGAATGATCATTTTAATTAGGATGGATTCCCAGTtgcacacacccatgtacttttttctcagtCACCTCTCTTTCTGTGACCTCTGCTGTTCCTCAGCAATTGGGCCCAAAATGCTCGTAGACATATTTTCCAAGAAGAAATCAATCCCATTCTTTGGCTGTGCTCTGCAATTCTTCATCTTCTGTATATTTGCAGATTCTGAGTGTGTACTCCTGGCTGTGATGGCCTTTAATAGGTACAAGGCCATCAGTAACCCGTTGCTCTATACAGTCAATATGTCTAGCAGAGTGTGCTCCCTGCTGATGGCTGGGGTTTATCTGGTGGGAATGGCAGATGCTTTGATACACACAACATTAACATTCCACTTGTGTTTCTGTCAGTCAAAAGAGGttaatcatttcttctgtgatgtCCCGCCACTCCTTTTGCTATCTTGCTCGAATACACAGATCAATGAGTTAGCAATATTCACCATTTTTGGCTTCATTGAACTGAGCACCATTTCAGGCGTTGTTGTCtcttattgttatatttttctatcaGTCTTGAAGATCCACTCTGCTGAGGGGAGGTTCAAAGCTTTCTCCACCTGCATCTCCCACATAACTGCCGTGGCAATTTTCCAAGGAACTATGCTCTTCATGTATTTCCATCCCAGTTCTTCCTACACATTAGATCAAGACAAAATGACCTCATTGTTTTATACCCTTGTGATCCCCATGTTAAATCCTCTGATTTATAGCCTGCGGAACAAAGATGTGAAAAACGccctgaaaaaactaaaaattaaaagttaa